A region of the Polaribacter sp. L3A8 genome:
TACATTCAAAAGCCAACTCAAGTTTACGTTCTTCTAAAACATCATTTACAGTTACAGTTCCTGTAATGTTAGCAGGTACTGCACTTGCTGCTGTATTTAACCAAGAACCTCCAGATCTTGCTCTTGCTCTTACCTCATTCATATAGGTAATTGCAGATGCATTATCTCCAATTTCTACAGCTGCCTCAGCAGCAATTAATAATACTTCCGCATAACGCATCATAGAATAATTATGACTTGTTGCTCTACCATTACCTCTTGCAAAAGGCCCTGGAAAACGTGTGTATTTTGCAACATAAGGTTGATTTTTAGCAAATTTGTGTGGTCCTGCAGTTTTATAACCTCCTGCTGGAATTATATCTCCTGACTCATTAATTCCATCTTTATCAGCGTCTTCAGAGTATTGCACACAATCACCATTACTATCTTCCCAAAACCCAGAAGAAGTACCGTCTGCTTTAGTCTTGTAACACTCATTATAACCTACTTTAAGACCTCCAAAATAAGAAAAATCATCCATACTTACAGCTCTTCTGTAATCTCCTGCAGCCCATGCAGTATAAACTTTAAGAGCAGGAACAGCAACAGACCAACCACCTCCGTTTGTATCACTTCCTCTAATACCTGTCATTGGAGCTATCTGATCATATCCATTATCAGGAGCTTCAAAATTATTATAATCTATTGCAAATATAGGCTCTAATGAAGCGTCAATTTTAGTAGCATCAAACAACGATTGATAATCCGCTTCTAACGCTAATTGGTAAGTTCCTTTTTTAGTAATCACATCTTTAGCTTCCGTAAAAGCTTTTTGATATTCACCCATTGTTAAATACACTAAAGCTAAATAAGAACTTGCTGCAGATTTAGCAGGTATCGCTCTAGAAGCTTGTGTGTTTGGTAACCAAGTTTTAGCAAACTCTAAATCAGCAATAATATTTTCATATACTTCTGCTGCTGGAGTTCTTGTAATAGCTCCACCTGCTACTGCATCTGTAACTGGTGCATCAATATAAGGTACAGCTCCAAATTGTCTTACTAAGTGAAAATAATAGAATGCTCTAATAAAGTGAGCTTGAGCAGTTACTGGGTTCTTAAGATCGTCAGCAACATCTACATAAGTAGCACCATCTATTGCTAAATTAGCTGCAGCGATTCCTTGATATGTTTTTAACCAGAATTCACTAATCATACCATTATCGGTTAATGTAGTAAATTCATTATGCTCTCTTCTTCTAGCTTCATCTGAAGCTAAATCTACCATGTCTGAACGTAACATTAATGCTATAGACAATTTTCTTCCCCAAAACTTCTCATTAATAGCATGTGTAAAGGCTCCATCTACAGCCGTCTGTATATCTTTTGGGCTTTGAAAGAAACCATCAGGAGCTAATACTCCCACAGGTTCTTCTATTAAATCTGAACATCCAATTACTGATATGCTCATCAATAATATGAATAAATATTTATATGTTTTCATGTTTTTATATTTTTGAATTATTGATTAAAATTTAATGTTAAGACTTACATTAACTGATTTTACTGTTGGATAGTTTCCAAAATCAAATCCTTGTACTGTATTAGCAGATTGATTAGCGTTCCCAGAAGAAGAACCAGCATAATTTACTTCAGGATCTAGTCCAGAATAGTTTGTAAAAGTTAATAAGTTTTGTGCACTTACTGAAAATCTCACATTATCCATACCTAATTTTTCAGAAATATCTGAAGGTAAATTATAACCTAAAGCAATATTTTTTAATCTAACATAACTACCGTCTTCAACAAAACGAGAAGAAAACTCTCTATTACTATTATTACCTATACGAGGGGTATTTGTATTTGTATTTGTAGATGTCCAAGCACTATTAAAGTGGTCTCTAGTAGTATTTGCATCACCATTAAACAATTGTACATTGGTCATGTTAAAAATCTCACCACCTTGTGAACCCTGAAAAAAGATACTTAAATCAAAGTCTTTATAAGTAAAGTTGTTTGTAATACCAAAAGTATAATCTGCATTCGGGTTTCCTATAATTGTTCTATCTTCTGCATTAATAACACCTCCACCGTCTAAATCTTTAAATAATGGATCTCCCGCAACACTTCCTGAAGTTGTTGCTGTTCCTTCTGGAAAAGCACCACCTTGGTAAACACCTGCATAATCATATCCATAAAACAAACCTACTTCTTCTCCTACTCTTAAAATATTAGTTCTTGTAGTTCCAGAACTACTTAAATAACTAGGAGCACCATTGTTAAATACATCTGCATCTTTTACTAAAGCAACTACTTTATTTTTGTTTGCTGCTAAGTTAAAATCTGTATTCCAACTAAAGTTTTCATTAGAAATATTTCTAGTGTTTATAGATATTTCAAATCCTCTATTATTAATTTCACCTAAGTTAGCTAAACTTTCTGTATTCGTATTTCCAAAATACTCAGGAATACCAGCATTACTTAAAATTAAATCTTTTGTATCAATATTATAATAATCTAAAGACACTTTAAATCTATTGTTTAATAAACCTAAATCTACACCAAAGTTTGCTTGGTAAGAAGACTCCCATTTTAAATCTGGGTTTGCAGCTTGATCTGTAGAAATAGCATTTACAGTTTGCCCGTTACTAGAAGCATACAAACTAGATAATTTAGCTAAAGAACCGTAAGGATCAATAGAAGGGTTACCAGTAATACCATAACTTGCTCTTAATTTTAAATTAGAGATTGTTTCATTTTCTACTAAGAATTTTTCGTTAGAAACTTTCCATCCTAAAGCTGCAGAAGGGAAGATTGCATATTTATGATTTGCAGCAAAATTAGATGCTCCATCACGTCTTACAGTAGCCGTAATTAAATATTTATCATCATAATCATAATTTACTCTACCAAACTGAGATTGAATTTCGTATTCTGCTAAAGAAGAATCTGGTTGTAATAATGTTGTTGCTTTATCTAAAGCATAGTAAGAAAAACTATCTGAAATAAAACCAGAACCTGCTGCAGAAAAATATTCTGCTGTATTTTTCTGATAAGAAACCCCTGCTAATAATGTTAAATCTCCTTTACCTATTTCTCTATTATAAGTTAAATAGTTTTCATTTAAAACGTTAGTAGTTCTTGTATTCTCTAAATTTGCAATTCCTCCTTCTCTAGAAGCAGTAATTTTTAATGTAGATGGTTGATATGTTCCTCTAGTTCTATTTAAAGTACTTAAACCAAATGTTGTTTTAAAAGTAAGGTTCTCTAAAATATCATAATTTGCATAGAAATTTACTCTAAAATTATCTGTTTTGGTTTCATCTTGTCTTTCTGTAGCTACCGCATATGGGTTGTCTACTTCATCACCAATAGAATTTACTGTAAAATTACCATCTGCTTCTGTTATAGGCTGATCTGGAGCAAATCTCATTGCTAAAGAAATAACATCATCTCCACCAACTGTTACAGAACCATTAGATTGTGTAGCAACACCATTTTTAGTACCTCTACTTCCAAAAAGATTCATTCCTAATTTTAACTTATCTGATATTTGTGCATCTATATTTGATAAGAAAGTCATTTTTTCGAAACCAGAATTAACAATAATACCATCTTGCTCAAAGTAGTTACCAGAAGCATAAAAGTTAATTTTATCTGAACCTCCAGAGAAAGAAACTTGATGATTTGCTGTACTACCTGTTGTATAAATTAAATCTTGCCAATCAGTATCAGCAGTACCTTGAACATAACTAGGGTCTAATATTTTTTGATAAGTAGCAAATTCATCTGCATTTAATAAATCTAATCTATTCGAAGTATTTTGAACTGCATACGTAGTATTTAACTCAATAGTCATTCTACCACTTTTACCTTTTTTGGTTGTTACCATTACAACACCATTAGAACCTCTAGAACCATAAATAGCTGTTGCAGAAGCATCTTTTAAAACCTCTAAAGAAGCAATATCGTTTGCTTGAGGCATAGATGCACCCACAAAACCATCTACTACTATTAAAGGAGAACTATCTGCACTAATAGAAGTATTACCTCTAATTTTAATACTAATAGGTGCTCCTGGCTCACCACCATTATTAGACTGTACAACTACACCAGCTGCACGACCTTGTAATGCTTGCTCTGCATTTAATACAGGAAATGCACTTAACTCATCTGCAGTTACTGAAGATACAGAACCAGTTATATCGCTCTTTTTACGAGAACCATAACCTACAACTACAATTTCATCTAACAAACTAGCGTCTTCATCTAGTTCTACATTTATTGTTTTTTGACCTGTAAACGTTACTGATTTTGATGTAAAACCTACATAAGAAAACTGTAAAACATCTCCACTTTTTACTTTCAATTGATAATTACCATCAAAATCTGTACTAGTTCCCGTTTCAGTACCAGCAATGATAATGTTGGCTCCTAAAATAGGTTGTTGATCTGTCATGGACGTAACACTTCCTTTTACCGTAACGCTTTCTTGTGCATAATTAATTGCACTTAAGAAAAACATTGCAATAAATACTAACTTAATTTTTAAGTTCATAGTTAATTGTTTTGAATTGTTTTGAATTATTTTGAATTACTACTTTAATCATTTAGAAATTTAATAGAACATATTAAATATAAACTCTGCTATAATCAATACTTAATATTTTGTTGTTCTACGTAACTTCTAGTTAAAATTTTTGGTAAACCAAACTGGTTAACCAAACTGGTTGACCAAATATATGCTTTTTATTGAAATAAAAAAACTATTTGTTAATTATTTCACAAAACAAAGTGTAAATATTATGATTATTGCAATTTTATTGGCACAAAAACAACTCCCATAAAGAGTATTGTACAAGACATTAAGTATTTACGAGAAGTATTATCACAGAAGTTTAACTATACTAAAGTTAATAAATAAGAAAACAATACGAGTTTTATAATGCAGAAAGCATCTTTAAAACGAGTAAAGTTGATTTGAATAAAATGGGACAAAAAAAATTACACACATTACTTAGAAAGTATAATGTGTGTAATCTATGTTTTATAGACTTTAAAAATAGTCTATCTTTTATTTATCAATTGAAATAGGTGATATTACAATTTTAAAGAAATTTATTTTACTTAAGGTAAATTAAAATCCAGGAGTAATAATATCTATGTTATCTATAAACACCTCGTTACTGCTATCTTTAGCATTTAATGCTCTTGCATAAATTACAACAATATTCGCTGTTGCTTCAAATGTAAATGTGCTAGTGGTAAATGTATTATCACTAGAAGAACCTTTACTTGAGTTAAAATCATTCGTTATATTAAAATACGCATCTACATTACTATTATTTGCAGGGTCGGTATTTATGTCTTCTTCTGTAGTAATTTCATTATTTAAAATAAAAATTTCGGTATTAATCCCTTCTGCTTCAGAACGTGTATCAATAGTAAATGTATAAACAACACCTGGCTCTACTGCTACAACTTGATATAAACGTCTAGAAGTATTAGCCAATTTAATAGATCTGGTTTTTTTACCATTAACATAAGAACCATCACCTGATGAACCTGGTTGTTCATTAGTACCAAATTCTCCATCAATATAACTATTAAGAGCAGTATTATTCCAAATTGCTCTATATGGACTATCTATTTCTCCAGCAACGTCATCTTTTACCTTGCTATTAGGAGTCATATCCCAAGCATCAGCATTATCACTTGTTTCTTTTTGAAAATCATCACCAGTTCCGTTTTGTACAATTGCTTTAAAAG
Encoded here:
- a CDS encoding RagB/SusD family nutrient uptake outer membrane protein is translated as MKTYKYLFILLMSISVIGCSDLIEEPVGVLAPDGFFQSPKDIQTAVDGAFTHAINEKFWGRKLSIALMLRSDMVDLASDEARRREHNEFTTLTDNGMISEFWLKTYQGIAAANLAIDGATYVDVADDLKNPVTAQAHFIRAFYYFHLVRQFGAVPYIDAPVTDAVAGGAITRTPAAEVYENIIADLEFAKTWLPNTQASRAIPAKSAASSYLALVYLTMGEYQKAFTEAKDVITKKGTYQLALEADYQSLFDATKIDASLEPIFAIDYNNFEAPDNGYDQIAPMTGIRGSDTNGGGWSVAVPALKVYTAWAAGDYRRAVSMDDFSYFGGLKVGYNECYKTKADGTSSGFWEDSNGDCVQYSEDADKDGINESGDIIPAGGYKTAGPHKFAKNQPYVAKYTRFPGPFARGNGRATSHNYSMMRYAEVLLIAAEAAVEIGDNASAITYMNEVRARARSGGSWLNTAASAVPANITGTVTVNDVLEERKLELAFECKRWYDIARRKIGATVFSASGLEGAKAAFSADDYLMPLPGDELERNPSLTQNTGY
- a CDS encoding SusC/RagA family TonB-linked outer membrane protein, which codes for MNLKIKLVFIAMFFLSAINYAQESVTVKGSVTSMTDQQPILGANIIIAGTETGTSTDFDGNYQLKVKSGDVLQFSYVGFTSKSVTFTGQKTINVELDEDASLLDEIVVVGYGSRKKSDITGSVSSVTADELSAFPVLNAEQALQGRAAGVVVQSNNGGEPGAPISIKIRGNTSISADSSPLIVVDGFVGASMPQANDIASLEVLKDASATAIYGSRGSNGVVMVTTKKGKSGRMTIELNTTYAVQNTSNRLDLLNADEFATYQKILDPSYVQGTADTDWQDLIYTTGSTANHQVSFSGGSDKINFYASGNYFEQDGIIVNSGFEKMTFLSNIDAQISDKLKLGMNLFGSRGTKNGVATQSNGSVTVGGDDVISLAMRFAPDQPITEADGNFTVNSIGDEVDNPYAVATERQDETKTDNFRVNFYANYDILENLTFKTTFGLSTLNRTRGTYQPSTLKITASREGGIANLENTRTTNVLNENYLTYNREIGKGDLTLLAGVSYQKNTAEYFSAAGSGFISDSFSYYALDKATTLLQPDSSLAEYEIQSQFGRVNYDYDDKYLITATVRRDGASNFAANHKYAIFPSAALGWKVSNEKFLVENETISNLKLRASYGITGNPSIDPYGSLAKLSSLYASSNGQTVNAISTDQAANPDLKWESSYQANFGVDLGLLNNRFKVSLDYYNIDTKDLILSNAGIPEYFGNTNTESLANLGEINNRGFEISINTRNISNENFSWNTDFNLAANKNKVVALVKDADVFNNGAPSYLSSSGTTRTNILRVGEEVGLFYGYDYAGVYQGGAFPEGTATTSGSVAGDPLFKDLDGGGVINAEDRTIIGNPNADYTFGITNNFTYKDFDLSIFFQGSQGGEIFNMTNVQLFNGDANTTRDHFNSAWTSTNTNTNTPRIGNNSNREFSSRFVEDGSYVRLKNIALGYNLPSDISEKLGMDNVRFSVSAQNLLTFTNYSGLDPEVNYAGSSSGNANQSANTVQGFDFGNYPTVKSVNVSLNIKF